In Microbacterium maritypicum, the following are encoded in one genomic region:
- the ftsH gene encoding ATP-dependent zinc metalloprotease FtsH, which translates to MDVKKLTRNPLIYVALIGLLLFGGFLLISNLGAPKQITTQEGLKLLSGTTVTEVVNTDGDQRVDMTLSKAFEGSENVQFYYVDARADEVVTAINKAAPKDGFNDAVPRATWFDGFLSLLLPLVLLGLLFWWLLSSMQGGGGKVMQFGKSKAKLVNKETPTVTFADVAGADEAIEELHEIKEFLQDPAKFQAIGARIPKGVLLYGPPGTGKTLLARAVAGEAGAPFYSISGSDFVEMFVGVGASRVRDLFGQAKENAPAIIFIDEIDAVGRHRGAGMGGGNDEREQTLNQMLVEMDGFDPNANVIVIAATNRPDILDPALLRPGRFDRQIGVDAPDLKGRQRILEVHSKGKPLSKNVDLEVVARKTPGFTGADLANVLNEAALLTARSNAQLVDNRALDEAIDRVIAGPQRRTRVMRDKEKLITAYHEGGHALAAAAMNYTDPVTKITILPRGKALGYTMVLPLDDKYSVTRNELQDQLTYAMGGRVAEEIIFHDPTTGASNDIEKATSIARKMVLEYGMTTQVGPVKLGSEGGEPFAGRDMGRGREYSERVAERVDAEVRALIEQAHNEAYEVISANRDILDKLALALLEEETLDHNQIAEIFTEVKKLPERPLWLSSEDRPVSERPPIEVPKKDVSLAASVEAPATAPRAQQGSAGAGNPRPATA; encoded by the coding sequence ATGGATGTGAAGAAGCTCACCCGGAATCCGCTGATCTACGTCGCGCTGATCGGCCTGCTGCTGTTCGGCGGCTTCCTGCTGATCTCGAATCTGGGTGCGCCCAAGCAGATCACGACGCAGGAGGGGCTCAAGCTCCTCTCCGGCACCACGGTCACCGAGGTCGTCAACACCGACGGCGACCAGCGCGTCGACATGACCCTCTCCAAGGCGTTCGAGGGCTCCGAGAACGTGCAGTTCTACTACGTCGACGCCCGCGCCGACGAGGTCGTCACCGCGATCAACAAAGCCGCTCCGAAGGACGGCTTCAACGACGCCGTGCCGCGTGCGACCTGGTTCGACGGCTTCCTCTCGCTCCTCCTCCCGCTCGTGCTGCTGGGCCTCCTGTTCTGGTGGCTGCTGTCGTCGATGCAGGGCGGCGGCGGCAAGGTCATGCAGTTCGGCAAGTCCAAGGCCAAGCTCGTCAACAAGGAGACGCCGACCGTCACCTTCGCCGACGTCGCCGGTGCCGACGAGGCCATCGAAGAGCTCCACGAGATCAAGGAGTTCCTGCAGGATCCCGCGAAGTTCCAGGCCATCGGCGCCCGCATCCCGAAGGGCGTGCTCCTGTACGGCCCTCCCGGAACCGGCAAGACGCTCCTCGCCCGCGCCGTCGCCGGCGAGGCAGGCGCCCCGTTCTACTCGATCTCCGGATCGGACTTCGTCGAGATGTTCGTCGGTGTCGGTGCCTCCCGCGTGCGCGACCTCTTCGGCCAGGCCAAGGAGAACGCCCCCGCCATCATCTTCATCGACGAGATCGACGCCGTCGGCCGCCACCGCGGTGCCGGCATGGGCGGCGGAAACGACGAGCGCGAGCAGACCCTCAACCAGATGCTGGTCGAGATGGACGGCTTCGACCCGAACGCGAACGTCATCGTGATCGCCGCGACCAACCGCCCCGACATCCTCGACCCGGCACTGCTGCGCCCCGGCCGCTTCGACCGCCAGATCGGCGTCGACGCCCCCGACCTCAAGGGCCGCCAGCGGATCCTCGAGGTGCACAGCAAGGGCAAGCCGCTCTCGAAGAACGTCGACCTCGAAGTCGTCGCCCGCAAGACCCCAGGGTTCACCGGTGCCGACCTGGCCAACGTCCTCAACGAGGCCGCGCTGCTCACCGCCCGCTCGAACGCGCAGTTGGTCGACAACCGCGCCCTCGACGAGGCCATCGACCGCGTGATCGCCGGACCGCAGCGCCGCACCCGTGTGATGCGCGACAAGGAGAAGCTGATCACCGCGTACCACGAGGGTGGACACGCCCTCGCGGCGGCGGCGATGAACTACACCGACCCGGTCACCAAGATCACGATCCTGCCCCGCGGCAAGGCCCTCGGATACACGATGGTGCTGCCACTGGACGACAAGTACTCGGTCACCCGCAACGAGCTCCAGGACCAACTGACCTACGCCATGGGCGGTCGCGTCGCCGAGGAGATCATCTTCCACGACCCCACCACCGGTGCATCGAACGACATCGAGAAGGCGACGTCGATCGCCCGCAAGATGGTGCTCGAGTACGGCATGACCACACAGGTCGGACCGGTCAAGCTCGGCAGCGAGGGCGGCGAACCCTTCGCCGGTCGTGACATGGGCCGTGGCCGCGAATACTCCGAGCGCGTCGCCGAGCGGGTGGATGCCGAAGTGCGCGCGCTCATCGAGCAGGCGCACAACGAGGCGTACGAGGTCATCAGCGCGAACCGCGACATCCTCGACAAGCTCGCCCTGGCGCTCCTCGAGGAGGAGACCCTCGACCACAACCAGATCGCCGAGATCTTCACCGAGGTGAAGAAGCTTCCGGAGCGTCCGCTGTGGCTGTCGAGTGAAGACCGTCCGGTGTCGGAGCGGCCCCCGATCGAGGTGCCCAAGAAGGACGTCTCGCTCGCGGCATCCGTCGAGGCACCCGCCACCGCACCCCGCGCGCAGCAGGGCTCGGCGGGAGCCGGGAACCCGCGACCCGCGACGGCGTGA
- a CDS encoding PH domain-containing protein: protein MTQNPETAPLNPAEGTDLDALDQGTYSELRTARNEARLELDGAWHQISPRYVVSQIVQNVIFLVIVAAAALVLSLVLDQQWVWIPAGVVLLITVIALIILPRQAKAIGYMLRADDIVFRKGILWQRMIAVPYGRMQLVDITQGPLDRGFGIAQLKMVTAAATTGVQIPGLTQEAAEALRDTLIHVAETRRTGL from the coding sequence ATGACTCAGAACCCAGAGACCGCGCCCCTGAACCCGGCGGAGGGCACTGACCTCGACGCCCTCGACCAGGGCACGTACTCCGAGCTGCGGACGGCTCGGAACGAGGCCCGGCTGGAACTCGACGGTGCGTGGCACCAGATCTCGCCGCGCTACGTGGTGTCGCAGATCGTGCAGAACGTGATCTTCCTCGTGATCGTCGCCGCCGCGGCGCTCGTGCTCAGCCTCGTGCTGGACCAGCAGTGGGTGTGGATCCCCGCCGGAGTCGTCCTCCTCATCACGGTGATCGCGCTCATCATCCTCCCGCGGCAGGCGAAGGCGATCGGCTACATGCTGCGCGCTGACGACATCGTGTTCCGCAAGGGCATCCTCTGGCAGCGCATGATCGCCGTGCCTTACGGCCGTATGCAGCTGGTGGACATCACCCAGGGCCCGCTCGACCGCGGCTTCGGCATCGCGCAGCTCAAGATGGTGACGGCCGCCGCGACGACCGGCGTGCAGATCCCCGGCCTCACCCAGGAGGCGGCGGAGGCGCTGCGCGACACCCTCATCCACGTCGCCGAGACCCGCCGGACCGGCCTGTGA
- the hpt gene encoding hypoxanthine phosphoribosyltransferase, protein MRAAEIQDDLAQILVTEEEILAKLDELATQVAQDYEGKDLVLVGVLKGAVMVMADFARALPFHAPMDWMAVSSYGASTKSSGVVQIRKDLDTDLNGKHVLIVEDIIDSGLTLSWLLENFGSRGAESIEVLALLRKPEAAKVHIDCKYVGFDIPTDFVVGYGLDYDERYRNLRDVAVLAPHVYS, encoded by the coding sequence ATGCGCGCCGCGGAGATCCAGGACGACCTTGCTCAGATCCTCGTCACAGAGGAGGAGATCCTCGCCAAGCTCGATGAGCTGGCGACGCAGGTCGCCCAGGACTACGAGGGCAAGGACCTCGTGCTCGTCGGCGTCCTCAAGGGTGCCGTCATGGTCATGGCCGACTTCGCCCGGGCTCTGCCGTTCCACGCCCCGATGGACTGGATGGCGGTGTCGAGCTACGGCGCCAGCACCAAGTCGAGCGGTGTCGTGCAGATCCGCAAAGACCTCGACACCGACCTCAACGGCAAGCACGTCCTGATCGTCGAAGACATCATCGACTCGGGGCTGACCCTCAGCTGGCTGCTCGAGAACTTCGGATCCCGCGGTGCCGAGTCGATCGAGGTGCTCGCCCTGCTGCGCAAGCCCGAGGCCGCGAAGGTCCACATCGACTGCAAGTACGTCGGCTTCGACATCCCCACCGACTTCGTCGTCGGATACGGCCTCGACTACGACGAGCGCTACCGCAACCTGCGCGACGTCGCGGTGCTCGCCCCGCACGTGTACTCCTGA
- the folB gene encoding dihydroneopterin aldolase, translated as MDFLDEIVLTGLTVFGRHGVYTHEREEGQDFTIDLRLRLSLDQAAASDDVTDTVHYGELAEKVAAIVAGEPVKLIETLAERIASAALEDERVQNVTVTVHKPHAPIPLNFADVAVTVNRSRPPQALEDITI; from the coding sequence ATGGATTTCCTCGATGAGATCGTCCTCACCGGTCTGACCGTCTTCGGCCGCCACGGCGTCTACACGCACGAGCGGGAAGAGGGCCAGGACTTCACGATCGACCTCCGCCTGCGCTTGTCGCTGGATCAGGCCGCGGCCTCCGACGACGTGACCGACACCGTGCACTACGGCGAGCTCGCCGAGAAGGTGGCGGCGATCGTCGCGGGCGAGCCGGTGAAGCTGATCGAGACGCTCGCGGAACGCATCGCGTCGGCGGCGCTCGAGGACGAGCGGGTGCAGAACGTGACGGTGACCGTGCACAAGCCGCACGCCCCGATCCCGCTGAACTTCGCCGATGTGGCGGTCACTGTGAACCGCAGCCGCCCGCCGCAGGCGCTCGAGGACATCACGATATGA
- a CDS encoding PH domain-containing protein, with translation MSEPQLPPAPSTRATGVDSSTTLANGEWHRMHPLTPLFKGGLVLIIVAGIVITNMRDRLITWAVALFAPEEAHVGDYSGGDPVDWVLSNNLILVALLSVLGLVIVLVLIFWFVWRFHQFRITGDHVEVRKGFIFRSHRRAPLDRVQGVNLTRPFPARIIGLAKLEVVGAGNDANVELEYLATSRAESVRSDILRLASGARAARNAALNPGSVSAPAATAPGSARAQLVGSVNAGVNDLLAGVDLADVVPESVVKIPTGRLVGSQLISGLLWVVFFGAIFAIAFGSALIGLLIDGDTDGGVVLLGLGFGMGVPLVIAVVGITWAQISKSLRYSIAPTPDGVRITYGLLTTVTETLPPGRIFAVEVTQSLLWRPFGWWTIKINRMSGKSAAQQSSGSGQQFNVVLPVGKRADVERVLALVLPDVPAESIHSLWEQGVVGPVEGDTYRTMPRRAWWRRPFSWKRHGYLVEEFGLLLRRGIVWRKLAVFPLARLQGVSLSQGPIDRSQRVSGAQVHSVPGPITGYLSGLERADALALLDDVSRAAAEAASRDTTHRWSEHAAAASETQPVGPPAYAGPPSVTPPPPPFVPNLAPPAPGARPAPFAPPASYAPPASYAPPAFTPPAAAPAAPPAPAAPPAPAAPPAAPPSPVVPAAAQPDPAAAPAEPPAEPQLRRRRTPPPAPSDQPEE, from the coding sequence GTGAGCGAGCCGCAGCTCCCGCCCGCCCCGAGTACGCGGGCGACCGGCGTCGACTCGTCGACCACCCTCGCCAACGGCGAGTGGCACCGCATGCATCCGCTCACGCCGCTCTTCAAGGGCGGGCTGGTGCTGATCATCGTCGCCGGCATCGTGATCACGAACATGCGCGATCGTCTCATCACCTGGGCCGTCGCGCTCTTCGCGCCGGAAGAGGCGCACGTCGGTGACTACTCCGGCGGCGATCCCGTCGACTGGGTGCTCTCCAACAACCTGATCCTCGTCGCGCTGCTCAGTGTGCTGGGACTCGTCATCGTTCTCGTGCTGATCTTCTGGTTCGTCTGGCGCTTCCATCAGTTCCGGATCACCGGCGACCACGTCGAGGTGCGCAAGGGGTTCATCTTCCGCTCGCACCGCCGTGCTCCGCTCGATCGCGTGCAGGGCGTCAACCTGACCCGTCCGTTCCCGGCGCGCATCATCGGACTCGCGAAGCTGGAGGTCGTGGGCGCCGGAAACGATGCGAACGTCGAACTCGAGTACCTCGCGACGTCGCGCGCCGAGTCCGTGAGGTCGGACATCCTGCGCCTGGCATCGGGCGCCAGAGCGGCCCGCAACGCCGCGCTGAACCCGGGTTCCGTCTCGGCCCCGGCTGCGACCGCGCCGGGATCCGCGCGTGCGCAGCTGGTCGGATCGGTGAACGCCGGAGTCAACGACCTCCTCGCGGGCGTCGACCTCGCCGACGTCGTCCCCGAGAGCGTCGTCAAGATCCCGACCGGGCGCCTCGTCGGATCGCAGTTGATCTCGGGTCTGCTGTGGGTCGTGTTCTTCGGCGCGATCTTCGCGATCGCGTTCGGCAGCGCGCTGATCGGCCTGCTTATCGACGGCGACACCGACGGCGGCGTCGTGCTGCTCGGGCTGGGCTTCGGCATGGGAGTGCCGCTGGTGATCGCCGTGGTCGGTATCACCTGGGCGCAGATCTCGAAGTCGTTGCGCTACTCGATCGCCCCCACCCCCGACGGCGTGCGCATCACGTACGGGCTCCTCACGACCGTGACCGAGACGCTCCCGCCGGGGCGCATCTTCGCCGTCGAGGTGACGCAGTCGCTGCTGTGGCGCCCGTTCGGCTGGTGGACGATCAAGATCAACCGGATGAGCGGCAAGAGCGCCGCTCAGCAGTCCTCCGGCAGTGGACAGCAGTTCAACGTGGTGCTGCCGGTCGGCAAGCGCGCCGACGTCGAGCGCGTGCTCGCGCTGGTGCTGCCGGACGTTCCCGCCGAGAGCATCCACTCACTCTGGGAGCAGGGCGTCGTCGGCCCGGTCGAAGGCGACACGTACCGCACGATGCCGCGGCGCGCATGGTGGCGGCGTCCCTTCTCCTGGAAGCGCCACGGCTACCTCGTCGAGGAGTTCGGCCTGCTGCTGCGTCGGGGCATCGTCTGGCGCAAGCTCGCCGTGTTCCCGCTCGCGCGCCTGCAGGGCGTCTCGCTCAGTCAGGGGCCGATCGACCGGTCGCAGCGGGTCTCGGGCGCGCAGGTGCATTCGGTTCCGGGACCCATCACCGGCTACCTCTCCGGCCTCGAGCGCGCCGATGCCCTGGCGCTGCTCGACGACGTCAGCCGGGCGGCCGCCGAGGCCGCATCGCGCGACACGACCCACCGCTGGAGCGAGCATGCGGCCGCCGCATCCGAGACGCAGCCCGTGGGGCCGCCCGCGTACGCAGGTCCGCCGTCCGTGACTCCGCCGCCGCCGCCATTCGTGCCGAACCTCGCGCCCCCGGCGCCGGGGGCGCGACCGGCGCCGTTCGCCCCGCCGGCATCGTACGCCCCGCCGGCATCGTACGCGCCGCCGGCATTCACGCCGCCTGCTGCGGCACCGGCGGCACCGCCCGCCCCTGCGGCACCTCCCGCCCCTGCGGCACCTCCCGCAGCTCCGCCTTCGCCTGTGGTTCCTGCGGCAGCACAGCCCGACCCTGCTGCAGCGCCGGCTGAGCCGCCGGCTGAGCCGCAGTTGCGGCGGCGGAGGACGCCGCCGCCCGCACCGTCGGATCAGCCGGAGGAGTGA
- a CDS encoding DUF3180 domain-containing protein, giving the protein MRRTSAGLLLLLALLAAGGGFLLDHLLTASGRVTFTPSLLLPVLLLLIAAASLGVAWPVRRSVRSGVRIDPFRALRAATLARASSLLGAIMAGFGAGLLVFLLSRPVDPQVGSTVAMLALIGSAIVLTIAALVAEQFCTLPKDPDDSEPRDRAPEPGGGH; this is encoded by the coding sequence ATGAGGCGCACCTCTGCGGGGCTCCTGCTTCTGCTCGCACTGCTCGCGGCCGGTGGCGGTTTCCTGCTCGATCATCTGCTCACGGCGTCCGGCCGGGTCACGTTCACGCCGTCGCTGCTGCTCCCGGTGCTGCTTCTGCTCATCGCCGCTGCCTCCCTGGGCGTCGCCTGGCCGGTGCGCCGCAGCGTGCGCTCGGGCGTGCGCATCGATCCGTTCCGCGCGCTGAGAGCGGCGACGCTCGCCCGTGCCTCGAGCCTGCTCGGCGCCATCATGGCGGGCTTCGGAGCGGGGCTGCTGGTGTTCCTCCTCTCGCGGCCGGTCGATCCACAGGTAGGGTCGACTGTGGCCATGCTGGCCCTCATCGGTAGCGCGATCGTCCTCACGATCGCCGCGCTCGTCGCCGAACAGTTCTGCACCCTGCCGAAGGATCCTGATGACTCAGAACCCAGAGACCGCGCCCCTGAACCCGGCGGAGGGCACTGA
- a CDS encoding DUF2207 domain-containing protein: MALPRILRAFAVLSLAVAAIAAPAAATAADGPGLAPQVRAAEPGDVGDFSYASWDAVYEVGLDEEGRARMHVTETLVARFPETDQNLGIVRGLATSYEGASTETRVLSVTDDDGQEVPYETDEEDGLLYVLTGDDDTYVHGLTTYVIEYEMRDTVLATKPAAGSSTPAVDEFYWNLLPLDSTQPIERFRTDIVLDPELAAALTGSTRCYTGPPGSTDECDLQGPTTDGDAATFHVESGERPAGDGVTVAIGFEPGTVAQPLARTPDPVGDVAPFVAAAGAAGLSVGSWFAVWAFARRRRVATGIVVAQYDVPDSLPPLIAAKAITGAKDVIPAEIVHLAVRGTLRIEEGVEAEEPRLRRLPGVAAPDELDAEALDALFLDADSAGVVELPAADEAFAARMTALQESGTTAAASRGFTERARSRGAVLLQWCAIGVALIGLGLGIWAATSGRLSAIPALVVMSFVAFLVFLSSVYAFSKHTVLTAEGARASEYLQGVKEFIRVADADRLRMLQSYSGAERRQDGTADVIHVYERLLPYAILFGMEDEWGDVLERAYAHEQRGASWIGDPTSFALRIQLASFMASSQSAATYSAPSAGGSSSAGGSFGGGFSGGGGGGGFSGGR, from the coding sequence ATGGCCCTTCCACGGATCCTCCGCGCGTTCGCCGTCCTCTCGCTCGCGGTCGCTGCGATCGCCGCTCCCGCCGCAGCCACTGCCGCCGACGGACCTGGACTCGCACCGCAGGTACGCGCCGCGGAGCCAGGCGACGTGGGCGACTTCTCGTATGCATCGTGGGATGCCGTGTACGAGGTGGGGCTCGACGAGGAGGGCCGCGCGCGGATGCACGTGACCGAGACCTTGGTCGCCCGCTTCCCGGAGACGGACCAGAATCTCGGCATCGTCCGCGGGCTCGCGACCTCGTACGAGGGGGCGAGCACCGAGACGCGGGTGCTTTCCGTGACCGATGACGACGGTCAGGAGGTGCCGTACGAGACCGACGAGGAGGACGGGCTGCTGTACGTGCTCACCGGCGACGACGACACCTACGTGCACGGCCTCACCACATACGTGATCGAGTACGAGATGCGCGACACGGTTCTTGCGACGAAGCCGGCCGCAGGGTCTTCGACGCCGGCAGTGGACGAGTTCTACTGGAACCTCCTGCCGCTCGACAGCACGCAGCCCATCGAGCGGTTCCGCACCGACATCGTGCTCGATCCCGAGCTGGCGGCCGCGCTCACGGGATCCACGCGCTGCTACACGGGGCCACCGGGATCGACCGACGAGTGCGATCTGCAGGGGCCGACCACCGACGGTGACGCAGCGACGTTCCATGTCGAGTCCGGAGAGCGGCCTGCCGGCGACGGGGTCACCGTGGCCATCGGGTTCGAGCCGGGCACGGTCGCGCAGCCGCTCGCACGCACACCCGACCCGGTGGGCGACGTCGCCCCCTTCGTCGCGGCCGCGGGTGCTGCGGGTTTGTCGGTCGGCAGCTGGTTCGCCGTCTGGGCGTTCGCTCGCCGGCGTCGCGTGGCCACCGGTATCGTCGTGGCCCAGTACGACGTGCCGGATTCCCTGCCCCCGCTCATCGCGGCGAAGGCCATCACCGGCGCGAAGGACGTGATCCCCGCAGAGATCGTGCACCTCGCCGTACGGGGAACTCTGCGCATCGAAGAAGGCGTGGAGGCGGAAGAGCCGCGCCTGCGCCGCCTCCCGGGGGTGGCGGCACCGGACGAGCTGGATGCGGAGGCACTGGACGCACTGTTCCTCGACGCCGACTCGGCCGGAGTGGTGGAGCTGCCCGCCGCCGATGAAGCATTCGCCGCCCGCATGACCGCGCTGCAGGAGAGTGGAACGACCGCAGCGGCATCCCGCGGCTTCACCGAGAGGGCGCGCAGCCGTGGCGCTGTGCTCCTGCAGTGGTGCGCGATCGGCGTGGCGCTGATCGGATTGGGCCTGGGGATCTGGGCAGCCACCAGCGGCCGCCTCTCCGCGATCCCCGCGCTCGTCGTGATGTCGTTCGTGGCCTTCCTCGTATTCCTGTCGAGCGTGTACGCGTTCTCGAAGCACACTGTCCTCACGGCCGAAGGAGCGCGCGCCTCCGAGTATCTGCAGGGGGTGAAAGAGTTCATCCGCGTCGCGGATGCCGACCGCCTCCGTATGCTGCAGTCCTACAGCGGTGCTGAGCGCCGACAGGACGGCACGGCGGACGTCATCCACGTGTACGAACGGCTCCTCCCCTACGCGATCCTCTTCGGCATGGAGGACGAGTGGGGCGACGTGCTCGAACGTGCCTACGCGCACGAGCAGCGAGGAGCGTCCTGGATCGGCGACCCGACCTCGTTCGCCCTTCGCATTCAGCTGGCGTCGTTCATGGCGTCCTCGCAATCTGCGGCGACTTACTCCGCACCATCAGCCGGCGGCTCGTCGAGTGCCGGCGGGTCGTTCGGCGGCGGGTTCTCCGGTGGTGGCGGAGGCGGAGGGTTCTCGGGCGGACGATGA
- a CDS encoding DUF2520 domain-containing protein, which yields MARDGRLGVGIIGAGRVGPVIGAALGGAGHAVIGITSGSDDERASAVLPDVPVLDALEVVRRAELVVIAVPSEQLPSLVAGIAEVGGWQIGQLVLHTDPAYGIDVLRPAAERGAIPLAVHPAITFTGTSIDLRQLQAGFAAVTAPAAVLPIAQALAVEIGCEPVVIAEADRPAYADAIATATEFSRSIIGQSTARLRELGVENPGGYLSALVQSTVERALREASDAPPLI from the coding sequence GTGGCGCGGGACGGGCGTCTCGGCGTCGGCATCATCGGCGCGGGACGTGTCGGTCCGGTGATCGGTGCGGCGCTCGGCGGAGCGGGGCACGCGGTGATCGGGATCACGAGCGGGTCCGATGACGAGCGCGCTTCGGCCGTGCTGCCGGATGTGCCCGTGCTCGACGCGCTGGAGGTCGTGCGTCGAGCCGAGCTCGTGGTCATCGCGGTTCCCTCCGAGCAGCTGCCGTCGCTGGTCGCCGGCATCGCCGAGGTCGGGGGCTGGCAGATCGGGCAGCTCGTGCTGCACACCGATCCCGCGTACGGCATCGACGTGCTGCGGCCGGCCGCCGAGCGCGGCGCGATCCCGCTCGCCGTGCACCCCGCCATCACGTTCACGGGGACCTCGATCGACCTGCGTCAACTGCAGGCGGGGTTCGCCGCGGTGACGGCTCCCGCCGCGGTGCTGCCGATCGCCCAGGCGCTCGCGGTGGAGATCGGATGCGAGCCGGTCGTGATCGCGGAGGCAGACCGACCGGCCTACGCGGATGCGATCGCGACGGCCACCGAGTTCTCGCGATCGATCATCGGCCAGTCGACGGCCCGGTTGCGCGAGCTCGGCGTGGAGAACCCGGGCGGCTACCTGTCGGCGCTGGTGCAGTCGACGGTCGAGCGTGCGCTGCGCGAAGCATCCGACGCCCCGCCACTGATCTGA
- the folK gene encoding 2-amino-4-hydroxy-6-hydroxymethyldihydropteridine diphosphokinase codes for MSRDLAKAPELPGPRPARPETVAVVALGANLGDRHETIRAAAQRIARLPLVSDVRLSDLFETVALRLDGPDPEAPGYVNAVALVTTRLAPEILLGMLHAIEDENGRERRERWGDRTLDLDLIAYGDVVSDEPRLQLPHPRAAERLFVLDPWLDVDPDAELLGRGRVADLAADLRGRGER; via the coding sequence ATGAGCCGGGACCTCGCGAAAGCGCCCGAGCTGCCCGGCCCCCGCCCGGCACGCCCGGAGACCGTGGCCGTCGTCGCCCTCGGCGCGAACCTCGGCGATCGGCACGAGACGATCCGCGCCGCGGCGCAACGGATCGCCCGCCTGCCGCTCGTGAGCGATGTGCGACTCTCCGACCTGTTCGAGACCGTCGCACTCCGCCTCGACGGACCGGATCCCGAGGCGCCGGGGTACGTGAACGCGGTCGCACTGGTCACGACGCGTCTCGCCCCGGAGATCCTCCTCGGGATGCTGCATGCCATCGAGGACGAGAACGGTCGGGAGCGCCGCGAGCGGTGGGGCGACCGCACGCTCGACCTCGACCTCATCGCGTACGGGGACGTCGTCTCGGACGAACCGCGTCTGCAGCTGCCGCACCCGCGCGCCGCGGAACGCCTCTTCGTGCTCGACCCCTGGCTCGACGTCGACCCGGATGCGGAGCTTCTCGGACGAGGGCGCGTGGCCGACCTCGCGGCCGATCTGCGCGGCCGGGGCGAACGATGA
- the folE gene encoding GTP cyclohydrolase I, producing the protein MTVDRHRVERLTRELLEAIGEDPDRPGLKQTPSRMAELYSEFFAGVGEDPAEPLARTISVSRGPAPDTLPSGAVLLRDIRFRSVCEHHLLPFAGHAHIAYLPGEQVVGLGALVRVVEILAARPQVQERLGEQIADTIAEHLDTRGVLVVLDASHGCVTMRGGRQSEASTLTIAARGEYTDAVARTELITLIGASAGSGATR; encoded by the coding sequence GTGACCGTCGACAGGCACCGTGTCGAGCGACTCACCCGCGAGCTGCTCGAGGCCATCGGCGAAGATCCTGATCGACCGGGGCTGAAGCAGACGCCGTCGCGCATGGCCGAGCTGTACTCCGAGTTCTTCGCGGGGGTCGGGGAGGATCCCGCCGAACCGCTCGCACGCACCATCAGCGTCTCGCGCGGACCCGCTCCCGACACCCTGCCTTCCGGGGCCGTGCTGCTGCGGGACATCCGCTTCCGTTCGGTGTGCGAGCACCACCTGCTGCCCTTTGCTGGGCACGCTCACATCGCGTATCTCCCGGGCGAGCAGGTCGTCGGTCTCGGGGCGCTCGTTCGCGTGGTCGAGATCCTCGCCGCCCGTCCGCAGGTGCAGGAGCGCCTCGGCGAGCAGATCGCCGACACGATCGCGGAGCACCTCGACACCCGGGGAGTGCTCGTCGTGCTCGACGCCTCGCACGGCTGCGTCACGATGCGCGGCGGACGCCAGAGTGAGGCGTCCACCCTCACGATCGCGGCGCGCGGGGAGTACACGGATGCCGTCGCCAGGACCGAGCTCATCACGCTGATCGGCGCGTCGGCGGGATCCGGAGCAACGCGCTGA
- the folP gene encoding dihydropteroate synthase codes for MTSIWGIVNVTPDSFSDGGRYLDVDRAVAHGLRLRAEGAAVLDVGGESTRPGADRIGADIEQQRVIPVIEQLAAAGVAVSIDTLNAATAAAAVRAGARIVNDVSGGLADPDMRAAVAESGADYAIGHWRGFSSDMYANAEYRRVAREVAGELQERMGEAAASGIAPSRLILDPGIGFAKAGAQNWDVLRGLDEIVALGPRVLIGTSRKRFLAEALRQQAGADDEVSESRRDLATAVTSALAARAGAWAVRVHDVAGTRDALAIAHAWAG; via the coding sequence ATGACGAGCATCTGGGGCATCGTCAATGTGACCCCCGACTCCTTCAGCGACGGCGGTCGTTACCTCGACGTCGATCGGGCGGTCGCCCACGGTCTGCGCCTGCGGGCCGAAGGCGCCGCGGTGCTCGATGTCGGCGGCGAGTCGACCCGGCCCGGCGCCGACCGCATCGGTGCCGATATCGAACAGCAGCGGGTGATCCCGGTGATCGAGCAGCTCGCCGCGGCAGGCGTGGCGGTCAGCATCGACACGCTCAACGCGGCCACCGCCGCCGCAGCCGTGCGGGCAGGCGCGCGCATCGTGAACGACGTCTCCGGAGGGCTTGCAGACCCCGACATGCGGGCAGCCGTCGCGGAATCCGGGGCAGACTACGCGATCGGCCACTGGCGCGGATTCTCCTCCGACATGTATGCGAACGCCGAGTACCGTCGCGTCGCGCGCGAGGTGGCGGGAGAGCTGCAGGAGCGCATGGGCGAAGCCGCCGCATCCGGGATCGCACCGTCGCGACTGATCCTCGATCCGGGTATCGGGTTCGCGAAAGCCGGCGCGCAGAACTGGGACGTGCTGCGCGGACTCGACGAGATCGTCGCTCTGGGTCCTCGCGTGCTCATCGGCACCTCGCGCAAGCGCTTCCTGGCGGAGGCGCTGCGTCAGCAAGCCGGCGCGGACGACGAGGTCTCCGAGTCACGCCGCGATCTCGCGACGGCCGTCACCAGCGCCCTGGCGGCCCGCGCCGGGGCGTGGGCGGTGCGCGTGCACGACGTGGCCGGCACCCGCGATGCGCTCGCGATCGCGCACGCCTGGGCAGGCTGA